DNA sequence from the Tissierella sp. MB52-C2 genome:
TCGCCTCTGGAGATAATAATCTAGAGGTGATTATTTTGAAAAGGATTAAATTATCCATACTATTTATAACAATATTATTTATATTAAGCGGATGTAGATCAATTAAAAATCAAAGTGTCAAATTTGAAAAGCAAGATAAAGCACCAAATAGTCTTAGAGATATAAGTGCAGGACTTCAAGATATATTTAAAAATATAGAAAAGGTTGAAAAAATATTAGATGGTACTTATATTGAAGAGAAAACTAGTGAGAATAAGAATAAACAGGAAGAACCAGAAAAAAAGCAAGGAGGAGATCAAGGAGGAGGTCAAGGACAGAACTCTGGGGGGCAGGGTTCTGGTAACCAAGGAGGAAGCACTAATCAGGGTGCAAATAGCAGTCAAGGAAATGAAGCCGTGACCATAACCATTGAAGAAAGGAAGAAAAAGGAAGAACAAATAAAAGAAAAGAATAGAGAAGAACTTTTGAAAACTTGGCAGCAAGTAGATAAGAAAATAGAAGATATTCATAAAAAATGGAATCAATATGAACCAGAAGGAATGAAAAAAGGAGTTACCGTAGAAAAAGTAGATAGTTTTAGGCTAAGTTTAAATTCACTGACAAAAAGCATCGAAGAAAGAAATCTAAAGGAAATTTATGATTATGGCAGTCAAAGTATGTTAAACCTTGTACCTATGATAAGCTTATATAGAGACGATATAGGTGGAGAAATAAATAAGATTAAATATGCTACTTATCAGGCTTATATAAATGCCATAGAAGAGAAAAATCCTAGAGCTTCAGAACTCTTAAAAAGTGTAGAAGAAGATGTAGATAAAATGAGGTTGAAATTTGAAAAAGATGATGCTAAAGTAAAGATAGTAGAAAAGATTAAATTATCTATAGAAGATATGCGAAAGTCTTTAGCACAAAAAAGTGTAAAATTAACTAGAATTAAGAAAGATATAATCATAGAAAATTTAGGAGATATAGAAAAGTAATATATTAAAAAAAGGGGGATAAAAAATGAAAAAAGAAGCAATTAAAGATTACTTAATTTTAAATGGAGAGATTTTAAAAACAGAAGAAGTAGATGTCTTTGAAAAAATAGAAAAACCACCTATATATGAAGTAATAAGGATAATAGATGGAGTTCCTCTTTTTTTAGAAGATCATTTAAATAGAATGTTTGAATCAGCTAATATTATAGGATACCAAATCGATAGAAGTGTTGAAGATATTAAAAGAGATATAAAAAAACTTATTTTAAAAAATAATATTAATGAATTAAATGTAAAATTAATATCTATTGATATTGAAGGAATGGGAAAAATATTCTTAGCTTATAATATAGAAAGTTTTTATCCACCAAAAGAATACTATATAAATGGAATACATACAACGTTATTTTATCATGAACGAAATAATCCCAATGCAAAGGTATTATTTACATCCTTTAAAGATAATGTAGCAAAAGTTCTAAAAGAAAAGGATGCGTTTGAAGCATTACTTGTAAATAAATCAGGATATATACCTGAAGGAAGTCGTTCTAATATGTTTTTTGTAAAAGAAGATAAGATATATACAGCTAAGGGTTCAGATGTATTAATAGGAATTACAAGAAAGCATATATTTAATATTTGTGATAAATTAAATATAAAAATAATAGAAGAAAGTATTCATGTAGATGATTTAGGAAAAATAGAAGGAGCATTTATGTCTGGAACATCTGTAAATATATTGCCTATATCCAGTATTGACAATATAAAAATAGATTCTATGAATAATCATATTATAAAAGAAATAAACAATACTTATATATTTGAAATGAATAATTATATATTAAAAAATAGAGAACAATGGAAATAATAGTTAGTTTATAGATAGAGTATAATATCCATGGCGAATTTAAGAATATTTTTAAATAGAGAAAACTATAAAAAAGGTTTTTAACTTTTAACTATTAGGTTATAATTATATAGATATCTATATAATATAAGATATAAAAACATGTTTAACATAGATTAAACTGGATATAATACGATAAAGTGGTAAACAAATATAACCTCTGTTTAATATCTTGAATTCAGAAGACTAAAAAATTGCGCTACAAATTTACTAGAGTAATGCTCTTTGATAACAAGAAAGGTAGGGGAAAGCCATGGATGAAAATATGAAGTTAGAAGAAGTAAGAAAAGAAATTGAAGAAAAAAGGAAAGAACTTAATGGAATTGTTATTAAAGGTTTAGATAAGGAAAAGATTGTAACTTTTAGCCAAGAGCTAGATATACTCATAAATAAATATCATTTGCTGCAATTGAATGATTGAAGATAGACATTAAAAAAATAGCAGATTAATCTGCTATTTTTTTATCCTAAAGTGACATCTAGTATCATCATAATAATAAAGCCAATGATTACGCCATAGGTGGCTTCACGTTCATGTCCATTATTATGAGTTTCAGGTATTATTTCATCGGATATAACGAATAGCATTGCACCAGCTGCAAGGGCCAAGATAAAAGGTAATACAGGTTTAAATATAGATACAAGTCCAATACCTAAAATACCACCTATTGGTTCGACTAAACCCGTTAGCAATGCTATTAAAAAGGCTTTTTTAACATCATATTTTTCTCTGACTAAAGCTAAGGCTACGGCTAGACCTTCTGGAATATTTTGAAGACCTATACCTAGAGCAATAGATAAACCATTTTTGATATTATTATCACCAAATCCAACACCTACAGCTAAACCTTCAGGAAAGTTATGTAGAGTTATTGCAATGATAAATAACCAGATTTTTTTTAGAGATGTACTAGCACCTTCAGATCTTTTATCTAAGAGATGAACATGAGGTGAGTACTTATCCGTTAAGTCGAGAAATATGGCACCTATTAATATTCCTGCTGCAGTTATAAATGCACCCTTAACTGTATTGCCAGAATACTCTAAGCTAGGAACTATAAGAGAAAATGAAGTAGCTGCTAACATTACACCAGCAGCAAAACCTAATAAAGTATCTAACATTTTTTCAGATATATTTCTTGTAAAAAATATAGGTATAGCTCCTATTCCAGTAAATAATCCAGCTATAGTACTTGCTAATATACCTAATAAAATAGTATTTTCTAATAAAGCCATAGATAATCCTCCTTTATATTAAGTATAAGAAGGTAAGGTTATTAAGTCAATAGTTAAACTATGAAAGGAAGGCCTATTAAACAAATAATCATTAAAATTAATATTGCAATTATCCAAAATAAAGTTTTCTTTCTAATAAAGAATAATTTCATGAAATTCAACTCCTTAAAATGATAGTATTATAATCTATTTTTAAAATAAAAAATATATACCATTATTTTCATTTTATTGTTAATTCTAGCGAAATAATGTTGTATAATATTATAAGAGAGGGAGGGATTATAATGGGAATTAAAATACTAAGTGACAGCGCCTGTGATTTGCCAAGGGAACTAATAGAAGAATACAGTATAGATATTTTACCAATTATCGTAATTAAAGATGATAAAGAGTATTTAGATAATGTCACTATAAAGCCAGAAGAAGTATATAGTAATATGAGAAATGGAGAAATATATAAAACAGCACAAATACCCCCAAATGCATTTAAAGAAAAGTTCACAGAATATGCTAATAATGGAGACAATGCCATATATATAGCTTTTTCATCTGGATTATCAGGGACTTACCAAACATCTTTACTTGTAAGGGAAGGAATACTTGAAGAATATCCAGATTTTCAATTAGATATAATAGATTCTAAATCAGCTACTATAGGATTTGGACTTATTGTATTAGAAGCAGCAAAGATGGCAAAGGAAGGAAAGTCAAAAGAGGAAATTATAAAGAAGATAAGATTTTATGTAGATAATATTGAACATATATTTACTGTAGATGATATTGAATACTTATTTAGAGGAGGAAGAGTATCTAGAACTCAAGCTTTCCTCGGAGGGTTATTAAACATTAAGCCAGTTCTCCATGTAGACGATGGAAAACTACTTCCATTAGAAAAAGTAAGAGGAAAAAACAAAGTATTTAAAACTATGTTAGATATTATGGAGAAAAGAGCTGCAGATATAGTGCTGAAGGAACAGGTTATTGGAATCAGTCATAGTGATAATATTGAAGGAGCCATGAAATTAAAGGAGCTAATTTTTGAAAGATTTGGAGTTGAAAAATTTATAATCAATGATATAGGTGCTGCAATAGGATCTCATTCTGGGCCTGGAACATTGGCAATATTCTTTCTTAGAGAAAACTATAAAAATAATTAAAGAAACGGAAAGCTAAATAAATTTTTATTTAGCTTTTTTTATTTGTTGATATAGACATTTATATATAACAAAAATAGAAAAAGAACTCTGATTTTATCAGAGTTCTTTTTTGAAAATGCACCTTCAGGGACTCGAACCCTGGACCCACTGATTAAGAGTCAGTTGCTCTACCATCTGAGCTAAAGGTGCAAATCTAACCAACTTTATTATTATACTACTATAACCGATATTTGTCTATAGTATAATCAAAAAAAGTATTTTGAGACAGTCACTTAATTTTTAAAAATTAATTTTAAATTGCTATAGATATTATAAATTAAATATATGAACAATTTACTATGTGTGAATATGAAGAGTTTTTTAAAAGTTTCAAATATGTAGTTTATATTATTATTCATATATGATATAAAACATTTAAAAATTCTATTAATCTCTAAAAATATATTATATCTCGGCATTGTAAAGATTAACTCATTACACAATATTGCAAATATTCTATAAAAGTTTACAACTTTTATTTTCTGATATTTAAAGATTTTCTTAATTATATTTAATAATATTTAATAATATTTGGATTCTTTTGTCTATTAATGTATACTAATCTTATTTTTTAGTTGCATAAAAAAGTGAATGATGATAAAATAAGGTAAATTTACAAAATTTAATAAATTCATAAAAATAAGTAATTAACTTTTATTCTGAATACATTGTTATTTCATGAGAAATAAATTTTAAAGCTATTCTTGCAAACAGTTTAAAATGATTTTTAAGGATGCATTAGTTTATATAATATTTATTAAATGTATATAAAGCTCAAATATGAGCATTAAAATTTATATAATGTGTTAGTAAATAAATATACAAGAAAGGAAATGAGAAATGGGAAATGAAAAGATATTAGAGATTAAAGATTTACACACTGCATTTAGATTTCAAGACCAATACTTTGATGCAGTAGATGGAGTATCTTTCTCTTTGCACAAAAATGAATTACTAGCAATAGTTGGAGAATCAGGTTGTGGTAAAAGTACAGTTGCTAACTCCATAGTAGGGCTACATGATAAGAATTTTACTCGAGTTAGTGGTGAAATAATTTACAATGGTAAAAATATGGTTGATTTTTCCGAAGAAGAGCTTAATGAAATTAGAGGTAAGGAGATAGGTTTTATTTTTCAAGACCCATTAGCATCACTAAATCCATTACATAGAATTGGGAAACAGATAGAAGAGTCTTTAATCTATCATACCAATTTAAAAAGTGAAGAAAGGCATAAAAGAATGCTTGAACTTTTGGAACAAGTGGGAATCAATAATCCTAAAAGAATAGCGAATCAATTCCCGCATCAATTATCAGGAGGTATGAGACAACGGGTTTTAATTGCCATAGCACTTTCCTGTAAGCCAAATATAATCATAGCTGATGAACCTACTACAGCCTTAGACGTTACAATACAAGCACAAATACTGGATCTTTTAACGGAACTGCAAAATGAAATTAATGCTGGAATTATTCTTATTACTCATGATTTAGGTGTAGTTGCACAGATGGCAGATAAGGTTGCTGTAATGTATGCAGGAGAAATTGTTGAGATGGCTGATGCAAAAGAAATTTTTTCTAACCCACTTCATCCATATACAAGGTCATTGTTACAATCAATACCCCATGCAGATTCCGATGAGGAAGAGCTTCATGTTATCCATGGAATAGTTCCATCTCTTAAGAATTTACCTAGAGAAGGTTGTCGCTTTGCATCAAGAATTCCTTGGATTTCAGATGTA
Encoded proteins:
- a CDS encoding aminotransferase class IV; its protein translation is MKKEAIKDYLILNGEILKTEEVDVFEKIEKPPIYEVIRIIDGVPLFLEDHLNRMFESANIIGYQIDRSVEDIKRDIKKLILKNNINELNVKLISIDIEGMGKIFLAYNIESFYPPKEYYINGIHTTLFYHERNNPNAKVLFTSFKDNVAKVLKEKDAFEALLVNKSGYIPEGSRSNMFFVKEDKIYTAKGSDVLIGITRKHIFNICDKLNIKIIEESIHVDDLGKIEGAFMSGTSVNILPISSIDNIKIDSMNNHIIKEINNTYIFEMNNYILKNREQWK
- a CDS encoding aspartyl-phosphate phosphatase Spo0E family protein encodes the protein MDENMKLEEVRKEIEEKRKELNGIVIKGLDKEKIVTFSQELDILINKYHLLQLND
- a CDS encoding ZIP family metal transporter — protein: MALLENTILLGILASTIAGLFTGIGAIPIFFTRNISEKMLDTLLGFAAGVMLAATSFSLIVPSLEYSGNTVKGAFITAAGILIGAIFLDLTDKYSPHVHLLDKRSEGASTSLKKIWLFIIAITLHNFPEGLAVGVGFGDNNIKNGLSIALGIGLQNIPEGLAVALALVREKYDVKKAFLIALLTGLVEPIGGILGIGLVSIFKPVLPFILALAAGAMLFVISDEIIPETHNNGHEREATYGVIIGFIIMMILDVTLG
- a CDS encoding DegV family protein: MGIKILSDSACDLPRELIEEYSIDILPIIVIKDDKEYLDNVTIKPEEVYSNMRNGEIYKTAQIPPNAFKEKFTEYANNGDNAIYIAFSSGLSGTYQTSLLVREGILEEYPDFQLDIIDSKSATIGFGLIVLEAAKMAKEGKSKEEIIKKIRFYVDNIEHIFTVDDIEYLFRGGRVSRTQAFLGGLLNIKPVLHVDDGKLLPLEKVRGKNKVFKTMLDIMEKRAADIVLKEQVIGISHSDNIEGAMKLKELIFERFGVEKFIINDIGAAIGSHSGPGTLAIFFLRENYKNN
- a CDS encoding ABC transporter ATP-binding protein, producing MGNEKILEIKDLHTAFRFQDQYFDAVDGVSFSLHKNELLAIVGESGCGKSTVANSIVGLHDKNFTRVSGEIIYNGKNMVDFSEEELNEIRGKEIGFIFQDPLASLNPLHRIGKQIEESLIYHTNLKSEERHKRMLELLEQVGINNPKRIANQFPHQLSGGMRQRVLIAIALSCKPNIIIADEPTTALDVTIQAQILDLLTELQNEINAGIILITHDLGVVAQMADKVAVMYAGEIVEMADAKEIFSNPLHPYTRSLLQSIPHADSDEEELHVIHGIVPSLKNLPREGCRFASRIPWISDVEHEEHPELHEVAKNHFVRCTCWKNFHFENEGGY